The following are encoded in a window of Variovorax paradoxus genomic DNA:
- a CDS encoding nucleotidyltransferase: MDMQTQPPQQLPKRLRPVLESLAARNENQQWEDFIARMLLKLELSPEKHAAAIRRYEELGRHVARNMGIGETDAHVVVQGSMRTQTTIAGDGREKFDLDIVVKLCGAEFEGLKHSEDFFQTFGAALYGIEGAGDPKPKNRCWRLQYPGEPFYFDVTPAVPLSETITGTDLRVRDEKKVWSPSNPEEFADWFCTIANRRFAFQERIVRSGIALDEARTIVDPLPQTKVPLDDILRRLVQLMKLHRDGYYKNLPEVRGDARPISVILVTLAAHAYNEMVAKERGNYSSAIEVALEVIDRMPKFIRHVNELAFVDNPALPGRAGENFADRWNTDGGLRAKEFKTWHTRLVEDLEALFSEEYSKRSEGRVRAVFGEPGVKAWKDSQHKPGILGGLLATAPSQPRTQPQAPRSTGSRDTLA; the protein is encoded by the coding sequence ATGGACATGCAAACCCAACCACCCCAGCAACTGCCCAAACGCCTGCGCCCCGTCCTGGAGTCGCTCGCCGCCCGCAACGAAAACCAGCAGTGGGAAGACTTCATCGCCCGGATGCTGCTCAAGTTGGAGCTCTCCCCGGAGAAGCACGCCGCCGCCATCAGGCGTTATGAGGAGTTGGGTCGTCACGTGGCCCGGAACATGGGTATCGGCGAGACGGACGCGCACGTCGTCGTGCAGGGCTCCATGCGCACGCAGACGACCATTGCGGGCGACGGCCGAGAGAAGTTCGACCTGGATATTGTCGTGAAGCTGTGTGGAGCGGAATTCGAGGGCCTGAAACACTCCGAGGACTTCTTCCAGACCTTCGGTGCCGCGCTGTATGGCATTGAGGGCGCTGGCGACCCGAAACCGAAAAACCGGTGCTGGCGCCTGCAGTATCCGGGCGAGCCGTTCTACTTCGACGTCACGCCGGCCGTCCCGCTGTCTGAAACCATCACCGGGACCGACCTGCGGGTGCGCGACGAGAAGAAGGTGTGGAGCCCGTCGAACCCCGAGGAGTTCGCTGACTGGTTCTGCACCATCGCCAACAGACGCTTCGCCTTCCAAGAGCGCATCGTCAGGTCCGGTATCGCCCTGGACGAAGCCAGGACGATCGTCGACCCGCTGCCGCAGACTAAGGTCCCCCTGGACGACATCCTGCGCCGGCTGGTGCAGCTGATGAAGTTGCACCGGGACGGCTACTACAAGAACCTGCCGGAAGTTCGTGGCGACGCACGGCCCATCTCGGTCATTCTCGTCACGCTGGCCGCGCATGCCTACAACGAGATGGTCGCGAAGGAACGCGGCAACTACTCCTCGGCCATCGAGGTAGCGCTCGAAGTCATCGACCGCATGCCCAAGTTCATCAGGCACGTCAACGAGCTTGCGTTTGTGGACAACCCCGCGCTGCCCGGCAGGGCCGGCGAGAACTTCGCGGACCGTTGGAACACCGACGGAGGCCTGCGCGCCAAGGAATTCAAAACCTGGCACACCCGACTCGTGGAGGACCTCGAGGCCCTCTTTTCCGAGGAGTACAGCAAGCGCTCGGAGGGGCGAGTTCGCGCCGTCTTCGGCGAGCCGGGCGTGAAGGCCTGGAAGGATAGCCAGCACAAGCCAGGCATCCTGGGCGGCCTGCTGGCGACTGCTCCCTCGCAGCCCCGAACACAGCCCCAAGCGCCGCGCAGCACCGGTTCGAGGGACACGCTTGCCTGA